Within the Novosphingobium sp. SL115 genome, the region TTGGGCGATGAATTGGAGAAATTGGTCACGGTGAAAGGCATATTTTCACCGCCGAACAGCATCTGCACACCCAGTTCGCGCGCGACGTTGTTCGAAATTTCCACGATGATCGCTTCGACCAGCACCTGTTCCTGCGGAATGTCGAGCTGGCGAATCACTTCTGTAATACGGCGCTGTTCATCCGCAGGAGCCGCCACGATGATGGCATTGGCGCCCGGATAGCGCGTTATCGTGGCCGTACCGCGCCCGTTGGCCAGCTTGATCGGGCCGTTGCCAAGCCCGCCCGACGTTGCGCCGATAGGGCTGGTTGACGTGCCCGAACCTGCGCCCGCGCCTGTTGCGCCGCCCGTGCTGCCCTGCGCGCCTGCCGTTGAGGAAGCGCTGCCGCCTACACCACCCAGCGAAACCGGTGCGGCGCTGGCCGAGGTGACTTCGCCACCACCCTGCCCGCCGACCAGCCGTTCCAGCACCGGCACCAGTGCGGCAGAATCCGCATAGTCCAGCCACACGACCTTGATTTCGCCGCCCTGCGCCGCCTTGGCATCAAGCTGGCGCGCCATTGCAGCCAGTTTGGCCAGCGTGGCAGGTTCACCGCGCATCAGCACGGCATTGGCGCTGTCCACCGCCACAACCGTTGCCAGTGCCCGCGCGCCTTCACCGCCCGAAGGCACAAGCTGCGTCAGCGCATTGGCAATTTCGCGCGCGCCGGCATGGTCAAGCATCACCGTTTGCGTGGCGGCATTGTCGCGGTCAATATCGGCCAGCAGCGCGCGGATGCGGCGCATGTTGTCGGCATAATCGACCACGACCAGCGAATTGCCCGCCTTGTTCGCGGTGATTGCGCCTTCCTTGCTGATCAGCGGGCGCAGCGTTTCCACTGCCTGCGCCGCATCAACCGCGCGCAGGCGGATCACTTCTGTCACCATCTGGCTTTGTGCTGCACCGCGGCTGCCGATGCGCGTGGGATTGGTGGCTGCGCCTTCAGCCGGCTGGATGCGAAACGCGCCATTGCCAGTGGGCACGGCGACAAGACCGTTGGCGCGCAAGGTCGACAGGAACACCTCGAAGTATTCCGACCGGCTGAGCGCCCGGTCGGATACGACGCTGATCTTGGTCTGGACCCGGCTGTCGACAATGAACGTCCGCCCGGTCACTTCCGCGGCATCGGCCACGAATGCCCGGATATCGGCATCGCGCACGTTCAGCGTATATTGCCCCAGCGCGGCCTGTGGCGTTGCAAGGGCGAGAGCGGCGGCGCCAAGAAGCAGCCGGGGGGAAAACAGCGAGCGCAGGGTCATGGGGCCAATGTTATCGCAAGAGGAAGCTGGCGATCACCGCGTTTCACGGTAACCGCAATCGAAGCGCCGGGACGCAGTGCCCCGGCAAGCGCAGCAGCATCGCCCGGTCCGTTGACCGGCTTGCCATCCACCGCCGTAATCACATCGCCGGGCTGAAACCCGGCGGCGCGGAACGTCGCGCCATCGCCCGCCGACAGCACTTCAAGGCCAACCACTTTGCCGCCTTCTGCGCGCGGGCCAAAGTTCACGCCCCGGCGCAGACCATCAACGCTGACCGCGCCCGAATTGCCACCTGCAGGCCCAGCGCCTGAAGGCCCTGAAGCTCCCGGCGGCGGCGCAACAGGATTGGCCGCCACCACGCCCTGCGCGCTAGGCGCTGGGCCGGATTGATCGATATACAGCAGTTCGCGCGCGCCATTGTGCGACAGTTCTACATGATCGAATGCCACGGCGGCCAGCGTAACGCCCGGCTGCACTTCAGCCCCAGTGCGATAGACCTGCTGCACCCCGTCGCCCCCTGCGATGATCGCAGTGCCACCACCACCCGGCGTTGACCGCGTGGCATAAAGAGTCAGCGCAAGCGAAGTGACAGCACCAGCCTGCGCCGGACCATTGGCAGAAACGGGCGTGCGGTTGAACGGATCGATGCTGGCGAACAGGGCTGCGCGCGCCGTGGCAGACATTGTGCGCACGCCTGCGGGTTGCCACGCACCCAAAGGAGACACGGGGGCCACCAGCGCCCAGACCAGCGCCGCGCCTAGAAAGGCAATCAGCAAGGCCAGCACCCACCACAGCACATCGTGCAATGGCGGCAGCGACAGCGAGCGCACGCCCAGCTGCCCTCCATTGAACTGTCGGCCCAGCTTGAACTCCCCGAATCTCACCAGTGCCCTACCCTCCACGACAGCAGGCATACCCTGCCCGTGCCGATTCACAAACGCCCGGCAACTCAAGATCCTGCACACCCCAAGCAGTCATTTGCTACGGTGGTGTGACAGTCTGTTTGCGACCGTGTGATGACGCGGATGTGCCCATTCCAAATGACAGCAGCAGTGCATTCGTCCATGGTGCGGCCATGCTCGATTTCCTGCCCGGCCCCATGCACCGCCTTGTGCTGCGCAACGCCCATGCATTGCGCTTGTGGTGGTGGCGCACCACGCACCGGCGGGTGCGCGGGTGCAACGTGATTGCGGCAAATGACGCGGGCGAGGTGCTGCTGGTGCGGCACAGCTATCATTCGCCCAACACATGGATGCTGCCCGGCGGCGGGCTTGGCACCAATGAAGAACCGGCAATTGCGGGCGCGCGCGAACTGCTGGAAGAAACCGGCTGCATCCTGCTGCGCCCTGTCCACATCGGCACTGTCACGCTGGACCGCACGGGCTGGACCAACCTGCTGGAAATGGTTGCAGGGCACACAGATGATCTGCCCCGGCCAGACGGACGCGAAATTATCGAAGCCCGCTTCTTTGCTCCGGACGCCTTGCCGGACCAGACCAGTAGCCCGGTAAAAGCCATGATCGCGCGCTGGTTGGCCGGTCAGAACGGAAGCTCTGGCTGCGATTGAACAGGCGCACCGCGGCCCTGGCCCTCTTCCGGTTCCTCACCGTCCAATGCGGACAACGTAAGCCCCATCAGCCGGATCGGCTGTGGCAAAGGCAGTTGCGCGTCCAGCAATTCACGCGACATCTGCGCAAATTCATCCCGGTTCATCACGGCGCGCGGCAGCGACCGGGCGCGGGTAAGGTTGCTGAAATCGGAAAACTTCATCTTCAGCGTCACCGTCCGCCCGCGCGCGCCACTGCGTTCAATCCGGTCCCAGACGATATCGATGATCCACTCCAGTGTTTCGCGCAGCGCTGTGCCTGCTGAAATATCCCGCTCGAACGTGCGTTCGCCACCGATGGATTTGCGGGGGCGATCAGCCTTCACCTGCCGCAAATCGATGCCGCGCACCGCACGATAGAGATAGTCAGCCTGGCTGCCGAAATTGGCGCGCAGAAAGACAAGGTCTTTGACCCGCAGATCCGCACCGGTTTCAATCCCCAGCGCCGCCATCTTTTCCGCCCCGCGCGGCCCGATACCGTGGAACCGCCGCACCGGCAGGCTGGCAACAAACGCCGCCCCTTCACCCGGCCGGATCACGCACAGGCCGTCGGGTTTGTTCTGGTCGCTGGCGATCTTGGCCAGAAACTTGTTGTAGGACACCCCGGCGCTGGCGGTCAGCCCGGTTTCGGCACGGATGCGCTGGCGAATCAGTTCGGCAATGCGCGTGGCCGATCCGATGCCGCGCACATCGTCAGTCACGTCGAGATAGGCCTCATCCAGCGACAATGGTTCGACATGGGGCGTGAAATGCAGAAAAATGGCACGGATCTGCTGGGACACTCCGCGATAGACATCGAAGCGCGGCTTGCAGAAGATCAGGTCCGGGCAAAGCTTGATCGCACGGGCCGATGGCATAGCCGAGCGCACGCCAAAGCGCCGCGCTTCATAACTGGCCGCCGCCACCACACCGCGCCCGGATGATCCCCCCACTGCAACAGCTTTGCCCCGTAGGTCAGGGTTGTCGCGCTGCTCCACGCTGGCAAAAAAAGCATCCATATCGATATGGATTATCTTGCGCAGCGCGAAGCCTGAGCGATCCGGTTCGCTATCGACAGGCGGAGCATCCATGTCACCCATCTAGCCCGTTTCGCGCCGCAACATAAAGGGTGGGATTCCCGATCGAATTGGTCCACATGGCGGTTATGTCAGCTAACAATAGCGAAAATACTTCGTCAGCGCGCAACATGGGCGAACGCGAAACCATTGCGATGATGGCGCTGGTCATGGCGCTTCAGGCGCTGGCCGTGGATGCCATGTTGCCTGCGCTGGGCGATATTGCCACCGACCTTGCGGTGTCCGATCCTAATGAACGGCAATTGGTGGTCGGCACATTCCTGCTGGCTTCGGGCTTTGCCTCGCTGATTCCCGGCGCGCTGGCGGACCGTTTCGGTCGTCGCCCTGTGCTGCTGGTTTGCGTGGCGCTTTACATTGTGTTCTCGCTGGCCTGCGCATTGGTCACGTCTTTCGACATGCTGCTGGTGATGCGCGTGCTTCAGGCCGTGGGCTGCGGCGGTCTTGCCGTGCTGCCGGGCGCTGTCATCCGCGATCGCTTTGCCGGTGACCAGATGGCCAAGCAGATGTCGATCATCTCTGTCGTGTTCCTTGTCGTGCCCATGCTGGCCCCCAGCATCGGACAGGTCGTGCTGCTTTTTGCGGGCTGGCGCTGGATATTCGTGTTTCTCGCGGCAATGGGCGCGGCCATGGGCCTATGGGTGGCGCTGCGCCTGCCCGAAACGCTCGATCCCGAATACCGCCAGCCAATCCATGCCAGTTCCATCGCAGTGAACATGATCGGCGCCGCCACCAACCGGTCGGCCATCGGCTATGTGCTAGGCAGTTCGCTGACGTTCGGGGCGATGATCGGCTACGTTAATTCATCGCAACAGCTTGTAGCGGAACATTTTGGTGCGGGCGCCATGTTCCCGGTGCTGTTCGGCTTTTCCGCCCTGATGATGGCCATGGCCAACTTTTCAAACTCGCGCATTGTCGAACGCTTTGGCGCGCGGCGCGTTTCGCACACTGCGGTCATCGCGTTCATTTTCGTCAGCGCATTGCAGACATGGTTTTCGAGCCATCTGGACGAAACGCTGTGGCAGTTCATGCCGCTGATGATTACCAACATGATTCTGATCGGGTTCATCGGCGCAAACTTCGGCTCCATCGCCCTGCAACCGTTTGCTCGCACGGCAGGCACCGCCAATTCGATGCATGCCTTCCTGCGCATGGTCATCGGATCGCTGATCGGGATCGGCGTCGGGCAGGCCTATGATGGTACCGCGCATCCGCTGGCGCTGGCACTGCTGGGCAGCGGCGTGTTCAGCCTATTGCTGGTGCTCTACAGCGAAAAGGGCAAGCTTTTCCGCCGCTTGCACC harbors:
- a CDS encoding type II secretion system protein N — protein: MRFGEFKLGRQFNGGQLGVRSLSLPPLHDVLWWVLALLIAFLGAALVWALVAPVSPLGAWQPAGVRTMSATARAALFASIDPFNRTPVSANGPAQAGAVTSLALTLYATRSTPGGGGTAIIAGGDGVQQVYRTGAEVQPGVTLAAVAFDHVELSHNGARELLYIDQSGPAPSAQGVVAANPVAPPPGASGPSGAGPAGGNSGAVSVDGLRRGVNFGPRAEGGKVVGLEVLSAGDGATFRAAGFQPGDVITAVDGKPVNGPGDAAALAGALRPGASIAVTVKRGDRQLPLAITLAP
- the gspD gene encoding type II secretion system secretin GspD, with protein sequence MTLRSLFSPRLLLGAAALALATPQAALGQYTLNVRDADIRAFVADAAEVTGRTFIVDSRVQTKISVVSDRALSRSEYFEVFLSTLRANGLVAVPTGNGAFRIQPAEGAATNPTRIGSRGAAQSQMVTEVIRLRAVDAAQAVETLRPLISKEGAITANKAGNSLVVVDYADNMRRIRALLADIDRDNAATQTVMLDHAGAREIANALTQLVPSGGEGARALATVVAVDSANAVLMRGEPATLAKLAAMARQLDAKAAQGGEIKVVWLDYADSAALVPVLERLVGGQGGGEVTSASAAPVSLGGVGGSASSTAGAQGSTGGATGAGAGSGTSTSPIGATSGGLGNGPIKLANGRGTATITRYPGANAIIVAAPADEQRRITEVIRQLDIPQEQVLVEAIIVEISNNVARELGVQMLFGGENMPFTVTNFSNSSPNIIDIAGGLLADQLNQTTTVISGDTVTTSTNSAAGDLLRENAASKVLAARGGYSGFLTDLGGGTYLGALINAVQSDKNSNILSTPHITTNNNVPASILFGQEIPVSTGQALSGGNFNDTFRTIQRQNVGIELDVTPQINAGNMIRLDLRQEVSSIAGTVSSKSDELIVNKREIKTTVTVGDREIVALGGLLDDNEQRTLQKVPFLGDIPVLGEVFKSRARSRVKTNLMVFIRPTILRNASDRQKLAARRYGIVRKEQVRFDPKAEPSIDDLIVDYMGAALPIAPSAQVAAVGTGDTLIHPRATSTGPLDQAELPPSTAQN
- a CDS encoding NUDIX domain-containing protein is translated as MPIPNDSSSAFVHGAAMLDFLPGPMHRLVLRNAHALRLWWWRTTHRRVRGCNVIAANDAGEVLLVRHSYHSPNTWMLPGGGLGTNEEPAIAGARELLEETGCILLRPVHIGTVTLDRTGWTNLLEMVAGHTDDLPRPDGREIIEARFFAPDALPDQTSSPVKAMIARWLAGQNGSSGCD
- a CDS encoding multidrug effflux MFS transporter, translating into MGERETIAMMALVMALQALAVDAMLPALGDIATDLAVSDPNERQLVVGTFLLASGFASLIPGALADRFGRRPVLLVCVALYIVFSLACALVTSFDMLLVMRVLQAVGCGGLAVLPGAVIRDRFAGDQMAKQMSIISVVFLVVPMLAPSIGQVVLLFAGWRWIFVFLAAMGAAMGLWVALRLPETLDPEYRQPIHASSIAVNMIGAATNRSAIGYVLGSSLTFGAMIGYVNSSQQLVAEHFGAGAMFPVLFGFSALMMAMANFSNSRIVERFGARRVSHTAVIAFIFVSALQTWFSSHLDETLWQFMPLMITNMILIGFIGANFGSIALQPFARTAGTANSMHAFLRMVIGSLIGIGVGQAYDGTAHPLALALLGSGVFSLLLVLYSEKGKLFRRLHPPGTPRPVVLEH
- the dinB gene encoding DNA polymerase IV: MGDMDAPPVDSEPDRSGFALRKIIHIDMDAFFASVEQRDNPDLRGKAVAVGGSSGRGVVAAASYEARRFGVRSAMPSARAIKLCPDLIFCKPRFDVYRGVSQQIRAIFLHFTPHVEPLSLDEAYLDVTDDVRGIGSATRIAELIRQRIRAETGLTASAGVSYNKFLAKIASDQNKPDGLCVIRPGEGAAFVASLPVRRFHGIGPRGAEKMAALGIETGADLRVKDLVFLRANFGSQADYLYRAVRGIDLRQVKADRPRKSIGGERTFERDISAGTALRETLEWIIDIVWDRIERSGARGRTVTLKMKFSDFSNLTRARSLPRAVMNRDEFAQMSRELLDAQLPLPQPIRLMGLTLSALDGEEPEEGQGRGAPVQSQPELPF